The nucleotide sequence TACGGGGTCAATTACCCATTGGTCGACCAAATCGTGGCAAACGATTTGGCCCCAAGCCCGTCGCTCGCTGCGATCCTGGTGCTTCGATCCCACCGCGATCAGTCGCAGCAGGATCATCGAACTGGTGACCAAGATCACGGTGGAAACAATCACTTCCAACAACGAAAACGCATCGGTTGTCGAACGCCGAATCACGTCGAAAAATCCCAGCCTGTGGTGGGAATCAAATCATCAGCCGAATCAATCACTGCGGATTCGGGAAGCGTGGATTGGAACTCGGTCTCCACCGACGGGTCGACTGACAGATCGTCTTGTTCCAGCACCATCGCCGAATCTCGTTCGATGTCGCCAATGGTGACGTCACCGGTCAGTGCGCGGACGGTCAACACGACCATCTCTTGGGTGTCCGCACTGCCCAAGCGAATCTGTGCTGCGGACCCTCGACCGTCGGGGAAAAACGCGATGGTTTGTGATGAATCCGCTTCGACATCCGAAACATCGTCGGTCACAGCGGACACATCCAAGATTGATTCCTCGATGTCGTCCGATTCAACCGACGCAATCGTCACAGGTTCAGGTAACGAGTGCTTCACGCACTGCCCGCCGTTCAAACTGTATTCGGTATCCGCCGATTCGGCGATCGATTCGTTCGCGACCGATTCAAAACCGTTTGATTCACCCGACACCACCGAAATCATCAAACTTTCGTCCGCTGAATCGGCCGAACGAAGATCCGTGGTTGCGATGACAAACTCGGTGCCGTTCTGTTGGAACGAAAAGCTGGAACGTTGGCCGGTACGCACCGCTCGGTCGCGTGCCTCGGCTAAACCGGCTTTCACCTGCAGCGCCGCTTCACGCAGCACCGCACGATTGGCAGCCCGCCGCATCCGAGGCCAAGACATTCCCATCACCGCCACCATGATCGACAGAACGATGATCAACTCCAGCAAGGTGAAAGCGCGATGGTTCATAAGGCGTCCCCTGTGTCGAAGGACATATCGGTGGACATTGAATCGCCGGAGTCAAAACTGTCGCCCGAATCCATCGTTCCCATTTCACCGTCTTCGCCATCTTCGGTGGCACGCCAGTTGACGATGTCATCTTCGGTGTCGGGTTCACCGTCCAAACCGGGTGAAGAAATATTGGGGAAGTCACGACCACCTTGTGTCGGCGGATACTCATAAACAAATGCATTTCCCCAAGCGTCCGCCGGAATGACTTCATCATCCAAGTACGGACCATCCCACTTGCGTGCCTTTGCTTCGTCGGCAGGTGGTTTGATCAGGGCCGCCAAACCGTCCTCGGTGCTGGGGAAGGTCCGCATGTCCACTGCATAAAGTTTTAAAGATGCTTCCAGGTTCCCCAGTTGCGCCTTGGTGCTCTTGATATCCGCTTTCTTCTGAGTCCCCAGCAATCGCGGTCCCGCGATTGCGAACAACATCACCAAAATCACCAAGACGATCATCAGCTCAATCAGCGTGAAACCGACGCGAATACGTTGATGACGTTTCATTGCATTCATCCTTCGAACAGAGAAATTGATTGTGGGCATGTTTCTTAATCCAACGCCGTGTTCATATCGAAAACGGGCAACAACACCGCGACGATGATGAACATCACCATCGCCCCGATGATCAATAACATCAGTGGCTCAATCAGACGCACCATTGCATCCAATTTGCGTTCGGTTTTCTCATCCATCCGATCCGCGATTTTGACCAGCACGGAATCCAAAGAATTGGATTCTTCCGCCACTCGCATCATCGCCATCACCTGGGGCGGAATCAGACCGCTGGCGGCCAGCGGCGCCGCAAGCGAATTTCCGGATGAAATGTTTTCGGACGCTTTCTGAATCGTTTCCGCCAACAAGACGTTGCCCGTCGATGTGCTGCTGATGTCCAGCGATTTCAGCAGCGGGACGCCGTTGCGTAGCAGTGTCCCCAAAACGCGGCAGAACCGAGAAACTGCCATGGAATGAAAGATCGATCCGGCGATCGGAATCTTTAGCTTTAGCCGATCCAGAACACGTCGGCCTTTGGGGGTCCCCACCGCTCGTCGCAACATCACGACCACGCCCGCAGCGGCGATTAAGACCAACACGCCGAAGCGTACCAGCGAATGACTGAGAGCCAAAAGCACGACGGTCGCCAGTGGTAAACCGGCACCACTGCGTTGAAGTCGTTCAAAGAACGGTTCGAACATCGGTACGACGTACATCACCAGCACCACGGTGACGATGCCACCGACCACCATCAAAACGATGGGGTAGGTCATGGCACCGGAAACCTTGCCGCGAATCGCATCCTGCTTTTGTAGGAAGCCGGCGACGTGTTGCAACGATTCCTCAAGGAACGCACCTTCCAACCCCGCGCGGACCATGCTGACTACCAATTCGGAAAACACCTTGGGGTGTGCCGCAAGTGCCTCATCCAAGTTCTCTCCATCAGCAACGCGATCACGAACGTCGGCCAAAACATCCGCCATCGTTTCGTCGGCACTCTGTTCGGCCAGAATCGTCAGCGATTCCAACAGCGTGACGCCGCCGTTCAACAAATCGCTTAACTGTGTCAGCGTGTCGGCGATCGTTTCCGCTTTGACCCGCTTGGGCAAATCCAACTTCCATTCGAAGGCCCCGGTTCGGGCGGACCGGTCGATCACTTCGATGG is from Crateriforma conspicua and encodes:
- the gspG gene encoding type II secretion system major pseudopilin GspG — protein: MKRHQRIRVGFTLIELMIVLVILVMLFAIAGPRLLGTQKKADIKSTKAQLGNLEASLKLYAVDMRTFPSTEDGLAALIKPPADEAKARKWDGPYLDDEVIPADAWGNAFVYEYPPTQGGRDFPNISSPGLDGEPDTEDDIVNWRATEDGEDGEMGTMDSGDSFDSGDSMSTDMSFDTGDAL
- a CDS encoding pilus assembly FimT family protein, which gives rise to MNHRAFTLLELIIVLSIMVAVMGMSWPRMRRAANRAVLREAALQVKAGLAEARDRAVRTGQRSSFSFQQNGTEFVIATTDLRSADSADESLMISVVSGESNGFESVANESIAESADTEYSLNGGQCVKHSLPEPVTIASVESDDIEESILDVSAVTDDVSDVEADSSQTIAFFPDGRGSAAQIRLGSADTQEMVVLTVRALTGDVTIGDIERDSAMVLEQDDLSVDPSVETEFQSTLPESAVIDSADDLIPTTGWDFST
- a CDS encoding type II secretion system F family protein, giving the protein MPNFAYRAKTAGGDNADGTIIAGDAREAMALLRRQALFPIEVIDRSARTGAFEWKLDLPKRVKAETIADTLTQLSDLLNGGVTLLESLTILAEQSADETMADVLADVRDRVADGENLDEALAAHPKVFSELVVSMVRAGLEGAFLEESLQHVAGFLQKQDAIRGKVSGAMTYPIVLMVVGGIVTVVLVMYVVPMFEPFFERLQRSGAGLPLATVVLLALSHSLVRFGVLVLIAAAGVVVMLRRAVGTPKGRRVLDRLKLKIPIAGSIFHSMAVSRFCRVLGTLLRNGVPLLKSLDISSTSTGNVLLAETIQKASENISSGNSLAAPLAASGLIPPQVMAMMRVAEESNSLDSVLVKIADRMDEKTERKLDAMVRLIEPLMLLIIGAMVMFIIVAVLLPVFDMNTALD